One stretch of Corynebacterium callunae DSM 20147 DNA includes these proteins:
- a CDS encoding PIG-L deacetylase family protein: protein MSELETLNWQDWDSVLVVVAHPDDAEYGLSAAVKEWTDAGIEVSYLLLTHGEAGIQGLDSAETGPLRAAEQQTACDIVGVNNLTILDHPDSMLVYNLELRKEVAREIRIRKPNAVVLSNFEVEAYGGLNQADHRVAGLAGIDGTRDAANPWAQRELLDEGLQPWITSLIIITGHDEPTHTMDLNPESVAAGVASLEAHKRYLEALPHHPKPVEFIPEVLRTENGFAKTFRVFGV, encoded by the coding sequence ATGAGTGAACTAGAAACCCTAAATTGGCAGGACTGGGATAGCGTCCTGGTTGTTGTGGCCCACCCAGACGATGCAGAATACGGCCTTTCAGCTGCAGTAAAAGAGTGGACTGATGCGGGAATAGAGGTCTCCTATTTGCTGCTCACCCACGGAGAAGCAGGAATCCAAGGCCTTGATTCCGCTGAAACTGGACCGCTGCGCGCCGCAGAGCAGCAAACAGCCTGCGATATTGTCGGCGTTAATAACCTCACCATCTTGGATCACCCAGATTCCATGCTGGTTTATAACCTGGAATTGCGTAAAGAAGTTGCCCGGGAAATTCGCATCCGCAAACCAAATGCCGTTGTGCTCAGCAATTTTGAGGTAGAAGCCTATGGTGGACTTAATCAAGCAGATCACCGCGTAGCTGGATTAGCAGGCATTGACGGCACCCGTGACGCCGCCAATCCGTGGGCACAGCGTGAGCTTTTGGATGAAGGCCTGCAACCTTGGATCACCAGCCTCATTATTATTACCGGCCACGATGAACCCACTCACACCATGGATCTCAATCCCGAATCAGTGGCAGCAGGTGTGGCATCTTTGGAGGCACATAAGCGTTACCTCGAAGCACTGCCACACCACCCCAAACCTGTGGAGTTTATTCCGGAGGTTCTGCGCACCGAAAACGGCTTTGCCAAAACCTTTAGAGTTTTTGGAGTCTAG
- a CDS encoding VOC family protein, which produces MAGTISTYVTFNGYTAEVLKHWQEVFGGELNLLTYADTKMEGMPFEPPADALAHGVLTLPGGLISGGDSMDGEYPIRDTAYSMLYNAESVEDARERIATMVAAGGEETMKFETAPWGGSYGQVFDKYGVMWSFSAM; this is translated from the coding sequence ATGGCAGGCACTATCTCCACCTACGTCACCTTCAATGGATACACTGCAGAAGTTCTTAAGCACTGGCAGGAAGTTTTCGGTGGTGAGCTTAATTTGCTCACCTACGCAGATACCAAGATGGAGGGCATGCCCTTCGAACCACCAGCAGATGCTTTGGCTCACGGCGTGCTCACCCTACCAGGCGGATTGATCTCCGGCGGTGACTCCATGGACGGTGAATACCCAATCCGTGATACTGCATATTCAATGCTCTACAACGCTGAATCTGTGGAGGATGCACGTGAGCGTATCGCCACCATGGTAGCTGCAGGCGGCGAAGAAACCATGAAGTTTGAAACCGCTCCTTGGGGCGGATCCTACGGTCAAGTTTTTGATAAATATGGTGTGATGTGGAGCTTCTCTGCAATGTAA
- a CDS encoding nucleoside/nucleotide kinase family protein: MITVLIDGQSGSGKTTLAAEIAEITGFQLVHLDDFYPGWTGLAGASRMVATDVLDPLNPGYYRWDWEKNQPAQWVALKPGHSIIVEGAGALSAASKSSALKLGTLVTVRISAPESLRKARALKRDPGYEPYWEMWAEQERKHLDFSIPADVEIVLDSNGVAGKP, translated from the coding sequence ATGATCACTGTTTTAATTGACGGACAATCCGGCTCTGGAAAAACCACGTTGGCAGCAGAAATAGCGGAGATCACCGGCTTTCAGCTAGTCCACCTCGATGATTTTTATCCGGGGTGGACCGGCCTTGCTGGAGCCTCACGCATGGTGGCAACAGATGTTTTAGATCCGCTTAATCCTGGCTATTACAGATGGGATTGGGAGAAAAATCAACCTGCGCAGTGGGTTGCTTTAAAGCCGGGCCACAGCATCATCGTGGAAGGCGCTGGGGCGCTGAGTGCGGCGTCGAAAAGCAGCGCTTTAAAGCTGGGCACCCTGGTGACGGTGCGGATTAGCGCTCCGGAATCACTGCGCAAGGCTCGGGCATTAAAGCGTGATCCAGGCTATGAACCCTATTGGGAAATGTGGGCTGAGCAGGAGCGTAAGCACCTGGATTTCAGCATCCCGGCGGATGTGGAGATTGTGCTAGATTCGAATGGAGTTGCGGGAAAACCCTAA
- a CDS encoding calcium:proton antiporter, which produces MPLLSRVDYLRLIFGWLAVVGLGWLPAPTVQLIVVVAIIIFCAFGVVKMAESLAHLLGDPLGSLLLSLSIVVIEVILISAVMLGPAHSATIARDSVLAVSMIILALVMGLALLIAGIKFGSLKHNGIGAPTYMVMISTLIVTSFGTPVVLSGLSAIQAILIALFTIVLYGFFLYRQTGSQAVDFQERGQEHQKTDFKARDVVLRVVILLLMAIPIVLLSHDMAKSLDQVLSLIQAPPALAGLIIACIVFLPETITSLRAAWGGEVQRLSNLVHGALVSTLGLSIPSVLLIGVATGQEVNLVPESREILFVGAAIAINAIAFNVKRVTAIHGAALLMLFGVYLLGMFN; this is translated from the coding sequence ATGCCGTTATTGTCCAGAGTTGATTATCTGCGTCTGATTTTTGGGTGGCTGGCAGTGGTGGGGCTGGGGTGGTTGCCTGCACCAACGGTGCAGCTCATTGTTGTTGTGGCGATCATCATTTTTTGCGCCTTTGGCGTGGTCAAAATGGCTGAATCGCTAGCCCATTTACTTGGCGATCCACTTGGCTCTCTGTTGCTAAGCCTGTCCATCGTGGTCATTGAAGTTATTTTGATTTCCGCTGTCATGCTGGGGCCTGCACACTCGGCAACGATTGCCCGTGATTCTGTGCTGGCTGTGAGCATGATTATTTTGGCTCTGGTTATGGGACTAGCGCTGCTCATCGCTGGAATCAAGTTTGGCAGCTTGAAACATAATGGAATCGGTGCACCTACCTATATGGTGATGATCTCCACGCTAATTGTCACAAGCTTTGGAACACCTGTAGTTTTAAGCGGCCTCTCGGCGATACAAGCGATTCTAATCGCCCTTTTCACCATCGTGCTCTATGGGTTTTTCCTTTATCGCCAAACCGGTAGCCAAGCCGTAGATTTTCAAGAGCGCGGACAAGAACACCAGAAAACCGACTTTAAAGCCCGCGATGTAGTGCTGCGGGTAGTGATCTTGCTGCTCATGGCGATTCCGATTGTGTTGTTATCCCATGACATGGCTAAATCTTTGGATCAAGTACTTAGTCTTATCCAGGCACCGCCAGCCTTAGCTGGACTAATTATTGCCTGCATTGTCTTTTTGCCCGAAACCATTACTTCCTTACGTGCAGCATGGGGCGGAGAAGTCCAGCGCCTGAGCAATTTGGTGCATGGAGCTTTGGTATCAACTTTGGGTTTAAGTATTCCCAGTGTGTTGCTTATCGGAGTGGCCACCGGACAAGAGGTGAACCTGGTCCCAGAATCGCGGGAAATACTTTTTGTCGGCGCAGCAATCGCCATCAATGCCATTGCCTTTAACGTCAAAAGAGTTACCGCAATTCATGGCGCTGCCTTGTTAATGCTCTTCGGGGTTTATCTGCTGGGAATGTTTAACTGA
- a CDS encoding 4-hydroxybenzoate 3-monooxygenase, translated as MNHIPVAIIGAGPAGLTLAHLLHLQGIESIVFEKRTRKEVEETVRAGILEQGTLNLMRETGVGARMEAEADHDEAIDISINGERIRIPLTEITGHKVAIYPQHEYLKDFIAKRLEDGGELLFSTTVDAVEGTGGTGGFDNDKVKVVYTEADGSSTTISADYVIAADGSSSPYRKIITEGSGVRVRHEYPYAWFGILVEAAKTQKELIYATHPEGFALISTRTDTVQRYYLQCDPNDTPDMWSDDRIWEQLHLRADSPGITVSEGKIFDKAVLRFRSAVTEPMQKGRLFLAGDAAHTVPPTGAKGLNLAVADVSVLAPGLVRALKKKDSALLDDYTKLALPRVWKAQHFSYWMSSMLHAVPDEDYFATQRRFAELHSVLGSEAGQRYIAEQYVGRDLPRFEV; from the coding sequence ATGAACCACATCCCCGTTGCCATTATCGGCGCCGGACCTGCGGGACTTACGCTGGCACATCTGCTTCACTTGCAGGGCATTGAGTCCATCGTTTTTGAAAAGCGCACCCGCAAGGAAGTCGAAGAAACGGTCCGCGCTGGAATTTTGGAACAGGGCACGTTGAATCTCATGCGGGAAACCGGTGTAGGCGCCCGAATGGAAGCTGAAGCCGACCATGATGAAGCAATTGATATTTCCATCAACGGGGAAAGAATCCGTATTCCTTTAACCGAAATCACCGGCCATAAAGTAGCCATTTACCCACAGCATGAATATCTCAAAGACTTTATTGCGAAGCGTTTAGAAGATGGCGGCGAGCTTCTCTTTTCCACCACAGTTGATGCAGTTGAAGGCACTGGAGGCACTGGAGGTTTTGATAATGACAAGGTCAAAGTGGTTTACACCGAGGCTGATGGCTCCTCAACCACCATTAGCGCCGATTATGTCATTGCCGCCGACGGCTCCAGCTCGCCTTATCGCAAAATCATTACCGAGGGCAGTGGAGTCCGCGTCCGCCACGAATATCCTTATGCCTGGTTTGGCATTTTAGTGGAAGCTGCCAAGACCCAAAAAGAGCTCATTTATGCCACCCATCCCGAAGGTTTTGCACTAATTTCCACCCGCACCGACACCGTGCAACGCTACTACCTGCAGTGCGACCCCAATGACACCCCTGACATGTGGTCTGATGATCGTATTTGGGAGCAGCTGCACCTGCGTGCAGACTCCCCCGGCATCACCGTTTCTGAAGGCAAGATTTTTGATAAAGCTGTTTTACGCTTCCGCTCTGCAGTTACCGAGCCCATGCAAAAAGGCCGCCTCTTCCTGGCCGGCGACGCAGCCCACACCGTCCCGCCCACCGGAGCCAAAGGCCTGAACTTAGCGGTGGCTGATGTCTCTGTGCTGGCACCAGGGTTAGTGCGCGCATTAAAGAAAAAAGACAGTGCGCTTCTCGACGACTACACCAAACTTGCACTGCCCCGAGTCTGGAAGGCGCAGCACTTTTCTTATTGGATGAGCTCGATGCTGCATGCAGTTCCAGATGAAGATTATTTTGCCACCCAACGCCGCTTTGCTGAATTGCATTCCGTCCTCGGATCCGAAGCTGGCCAGCGCTACATTGCTGAGCAGTATGTCGGCCGTGACCTACCCCGATTTGAGGTTTAA
- a CDS encoding aspartate-alanine antiporter-like transporter has translation MSHLIKALGRGTPTLPGRDKYISLQRFRISNRDFAGNQVGNLLLFELYSSTITKIRRGDIVEVVYSGSRHEELTTYFGDSIQSISELDWVATAGGLAIGFLVALIEVPLPGGSSFALGAAAGPLIAGLILGALQRTGQVARQLPRAANYTLRQLGLMLFLAAVGVSSGTAFTSSVFTLQGLVAIVLAGAVSLAGCGSFLVFVWLMGKSATRANGGVDGLLGQPAVLQYALENSSDSRIMSGYTATFAVALIYKVVVIPVLLVV, from the coding sequence TTGTCGCATCTGATTAAGGCTTTGGGGCGCGGTACCCCAACTCTGCCAGGTCGTGATAAGTATATCTCCTTGCAGCGTTTCCGTATTAGTAATCGCGATTTTGCCGGCAATCAGGTGGGAAACCTGCTTTTATTTGAGCTGTACAGCTCGACCATTACTAAGATCCGACGCGGCGACATTGTTGAAGTTGTCTACTCAGGTTCTCGACATGAGGAATTAACCACTTACTTTGGTGACTCAATTCAATCAATTTCAGAATTGGACTGGGTAGCAACTGCGGGTGGTCTTGCTATTGGTTTCCTCGTAGCACTTATTGAGGTTCCGCTTCCAGGCGGTTCTTCCTTCGCGCTCGGCGCAGCTGCCGGCCCTTTGATTGCCGGTTTGATTTTGGGTGCCCTGCAAAGGACTGGTCAGGTGGCTCGGCAATTGCCACGAGCGGCCAACTACACGCTCCGCCAATTGGGTCTTATGCTCTTCCTCGCCGCAGTTGGAGTTTCCTCAGGCACAGCGTTTACTAGCTCTGTATTTACCTTACAAGGACTGGTAGCAATAGTACTGGCAGGGGCAGTATCTCTAGCGGGGTGTGGATCCTTCTTGGTGTTTGTCTGGCTTATGGGTAAATCTGCAACTCGCGCCAATGGTGGTGTGGACGGCTTGTTGGGCCAGCCCGCAGTGCTGCAATATGCCCTTGAGAATTCTTCAGATTCCCGCATTATGTCTGGATATACGGCAACCTTTGCAGTGGCATTGATCTACAAGGTCGTGGTTATTCCTGTTTTGTTGGTGGTTTAA
- a CDS encoding ABC transporter ATP-binding protein — protein sequence MTVAIGTRVIARNFGYRHASRKNPALQNISFDIAPGERVLLTGASGSGKSTLLAALAGVLGGGEEGESSGELLCDASSVGLVLQDPDSQVIASRIGDDVAFGCENMGVPRAEIWPRVEQALEMVGLNLPLSHPTKYLSGGQKQRLALAGVIAMGARLILLDEPTANLDPVGQKEVVAAVNKVVAETGATLIVVEHHHELWLDTIDRIINITDGQDLSPADLPTLGHLPPARPATSTSLMRGENLLCAWGPARSFSLPVAASTVITGPNGAGKSTLALTIGGLIAPKAGKLELAEQLSQGLKKPPHRWKSAELAQRIGTVFQDPEHQFVARTVRAELEVGPKVMQVDTAQRIEELLDRLRLRHLENANPYTLSGGEKRRLSVATALVAAPQLLVLDEPTFGQDPETFKELVWMLRELTDNGTTIVSVTHDPDFIAALGDHHIEVSAK from the coding sequence ATGACCGTTGCGATCGGCACCCGCGTCATCGCGCGGAACTTCGGATATCGCCATGCCTCTCGCAAAAATCCGGCGCTGCAAAACATCAGCTTTGACATCGCACCCGGCGAGCGCGTCCTGCTCACCGGCGCCTCCGGCTCCGGCAAATCCACCCTGCTCGCCGCGTTGGCCGGCGTTCTCGGGGGAGGCGAGGAGGGTGAGAGCAGCGGTGAGTTGCTTTGCGACGCCTCCTCGGTGGGTTTGGTGCTCCAAGATCCAGACTCCCAGGTGATCGCCTCTCGCATTGGTGATGACGTAGCCTTTGGCTGCGAAAACATGGGAGTACCTCGGGCAGAAATCTGGCCTCGTGTGGAACAAGCCCTTGAAATGGTGGGCCTCAACCTGCCTTTAAGCCATCCCACGAAGTATCTCTCTGGTGGCCAAAAACAACGCCTGGCTCTAGCCGGGGTTATTGCCATGGGCGCGCGCCTTATTTTATTGGATGAACCCACCGCCAACCTTGATCCAGTTGGTCAAAAAGAAGTGGTGGCTGCGGTAAATAAGGTGGTCGCTGAAACCGGTGCCACTTTAATTGTGGTGGAACACCACCATGAACTCTGGCTGGATACGATCGACCGGATCATCAATATCACTGATGGTCAAGATCTCAGCCCAGCTGATTTACCTACCCTTGGCCACCTGCCACCGGCGCGACCTGCAACTTCAACATCTCTGATGCGTGGGGAGAATCTGCTTTGTGCCTGGGGTCCAGCACGCTCATTTTCACTGCCAGTAGCAGCATCCACAGTGATTACCGGCCCTAATGGCGCTGGTAAATCCACCTTGGCATTAACCATCGGGGGCTTGATTGCACCTAAAGCTGGAAAGCTTGAACTGGCAGAGCAATTAAGCCAAGGACTAAAAAAGCCACCGCATCGCTGGAAGTCCGCTGAACTAGCTCAACGCATCGGCACCGTTTTCCAGGATCCTGAACACCAATTTGTCGCCCGTACGGTCCGCGCTGAGCTGGAAGTTGGACCAAAGGTGATGCAGGTTGATACTGCTCAACGGATTGAAGAGCTTCTTGATCGCTTGCGTTTGCGTCACTTGGAAAATGCGAATCCCTATACCTTAAGCGGTGGAGAAAAACGTCGCCTCTCAGTAGCAACGGCGTTGGTGGCAGCGCCACAACTCTTGGTGCTGGATGAACCGACATTTGGACAAGATCCAGAAACCTTTAAAGAATTGGTGTGGATGCTGCGCGAGCTCACTGACAACGGAACCACGATCGTGTCAGTAACCCATGATCCTGATTTCATTGCAGCCTTGGGCGATCATCATATTGAGGTGAGTGCTAAATGA
- a CDS encoding MFS transporter, translating into MSSSLLNPPATSKSVSGVLALLWFAIVLDGFDLVVLGATIPAMLEDKNWHLTPALATQISTTGLIGMTIGALTIGFLTDRLGRRRVMIFSVSVFSVFTLLLAFTSSIPLFTLWRFLAGVGLGGALPTAIAMVTEFRPGSKAGSASTRLMTGYHVGAVATALLGMFLIDAFGWHSMFIVGAVPGLILVPLLYFFLPESPQFLKSTGRVEEAQRVAATYGLPLEDNLGSTHAAEIGESSSLSSLFKPSFRRNTIAIWGTSFMGLLLVYGLNTWLPQIMRQADYDMGNSLGFLMVLNIGAVIGLIIAGKVADTHSPRKTALLWFVFSAVFLALLAIRMPLVGLYAAVLFTGIFVFSSQVLVYAFTGENHPAKMRATAMGFSAGIGRLGAISGPILGGLLVGANLAYPWGFFAFAAVGILGALIFSTSKTLRR; encoded by the coding sequence ATGTCTTCTTCTCTACTTAATCCCCCAGCTACTTCAAAGAGTGTTTCTGGTGTACTTGCTTTGCTCTGGTTTGCAATTGTGCTTGATGGTTTTGACCTCGTGGTTTTGGGAGCAACCATCCCAGCCATGTTGGAAGATAAAAACTGGCATCTAACCCCGGCGTTGGCTACCCAGATTTCCACCACTGGCCTAATCGGCATGACCATTGGTGCACTTACAATTGGATTCTTAACTGACCGCCTCGGCCGACGTCGAGTCATGATTTTCTCAGTTTCGGTGTTCTCTGTATTTACCCTGCTCCTTGCTTTTACCTCTAGCATTCCGCTCTTTACCCTGTGGCGATTCTTAGCTGGTGTGGGATTGGGCGGCGCACTACCAACAGCCATTGCGATGGTCACCGAATTTCGCCCAGGTTCAAAAGCTGGTTCAGCCTCAACCAGACTTATGACTGGTTACCATGTGGGTGCAGTTGCCACCGCTTTGCTCGGAATGTTCCTCATTGATGCATTTGGCTGGCATTCCATGTTCATCGTGGGTGCAGTTCCAGGCCTCATTTTGGTCCCATTGCTATATTTCTTCCTGCCGGAATCTCCACAATTCCTCAAATCCACGGGTCGAGTTGAGGAAGCTCAGCGCGTAGCAGCAACTTATGGACTGCCACTTGAAGATAATCTAGGTTCCACTCATGCGGCGGAAATTGGTGAGTCCTCTTCACTTTCCTCCCTATTCAAGCCAAGTTTCCGACGCAACACCATCGCTATTTGGGGCACCTCATTTATGGGTTTGCTGCTGGTCTACGGGCTAAACACCTGGCTTCCTCAAATCATGCGTCAAGCCGACTATGACATGGGAAATTCACTGGGATTCCTCATGGTCCTCAATATCGGTGCAGTCATCGGCCTAATTATTGCTGGCAAAGTGGCCGATACACATTCTCCACGTAAGACCGCTTTGTTGTGGTTTGTATTCTCTGCAGTTTTCCTAGCTCTATTGGCGATTCGTATGCCACTGGTTGGTCTATATGCTGCAGTGCTTTTTACCGGCATTTTTGTTTTCAGTTCTCAAGTTCTGGTTTATGCCTTCACCGGCGAAAACCACCCAGCAAAAATGCGCGCAACTGCGATGGGATTTTCTGCAGGAATTGGCCGTTTGGGAGCAATCTCCGGCCCAATCCTCGGAGGCCTTTTGGTCGGCGCAAACCTGGCATATCCTTGGGGCTTCTTTGCTTTCGCGGCAGTAGGAATCTTAGGTGCGCTAATCTTCTCCACCTCCAAAACCTTGCGTAGGTGA
- a CDS encoding GntR family transcriptional regulator, which translates to MATLNKELDPSTGVPLYRQIKDILSAEISAGSLNAATPITEALLLERFKVSRAPIRQALKELSDEGFVYRKQGKGTFPVPGRRIDRSADTRAGALFQQLTAQGLNTSTTVGQLARILPPPHVQKKLGLEVNESVLHFVRLISVDNIPLTHSSIYLRTPVEFAPDISELQGGISAFELLERDFGIKLVESENEAWVTTASTQQAERLQVSVGTPLLAIETVFITKGGAPTGFRFAIHRSEEFKYHFTTNSQGI; encoded by the coding sequence ATGGCTACATTAAATAAAGAACTTGACCCCAGCACCGGGGTTCCGCTGTATCGCCAAATTAAAGATATCCTGAGTGCAGAAATTTCGGCAGGGTCGCTAAATGCCGCTACTCCCATCACCGAAGCTTTGCTCCTCGAGCGTTTTAAAGTAAGCCGCGCGCCCATCCGCCAAGCCCTAAAAGAACTCAGCGATGAAGGTTTTGTCTATAGAAAACAAGGAAAAGGCACCTTCCCGGTACCGGGGCGCCGAATTGATCGATCCGCCGATACCCGAGCCGGTGCTCTTTTTCAGCAATTAACCGCCCAAGGTCTTAACACCTCCACCACTGTGGGGCAGCTGGCACGAATCCTTCCGCCACCCCATGTGCAAAAGAAATTGGGGTTGGAAGTAAATGAATCTGTATTGCACTTTGTACGGCTCATTTCGGTAGACAATATTCCACTCACCCATTCCAGCATCTATCTGCGCACCCCAGTGGAATTTGCGCCTGATATATCGGAACTTCAGGGTGGAATCTCTGCTTTTGAACTGCTTGAACGTGATTTTGGTATCAAGCTAGTGGAATCAGAAAATGAAGCCTGGGTAACAACGGCCTCAACTCAGCAGGCCGAACGATTACAAGTGTCAGTAGGCACTCCCCTCTTAGCCATTGAAACAGTATTTATTACCAAAGGTGGAGCGCCCACCGGGTTCCGATTTGCGATCCACCGCTCTGAAGAATTTAAGTATCATTTCACCACTAATAGCCAGGGCATTTAA
- a CDS encoding ECF transporter S component — translation MTTTRMSKKASQWRVIDIVIAAVLGVACGLIFVVWNSIGYAWTTAFDALTPGLGGFAIGIWLLGGVLGGLIIRKPGAAIFVEVLAACVSAALASQWGIATIYSGLAQGIGAEIIFAIFLYRRFNLSVAVLSGMGAGLGAILLELFFYGNAAKSLAFNAIYGSTVLVSGAILAGALGWFLVRALARTGALERFAAGREYRQEV, via the coding sequence ATGACTACCACTCGTATGTCCAAAAAGGCTTCACAATGGCGAGTTATTGATATCGTCATCGCGGCAGTGCTCGGTGTAGCCTGCGGCTTGATCTTTGTGGTGTGGAATTCCATTGGCTATGCCTGGACCACCGCTTTTGATGCCCTAACCCCAGGTCTCGGCGGCTTTGCTATCGGAATTTGGCTGCTCGGTGGAGTTTTGGGCGGACTCATTATCCGCAAACCAGGTGCAGCAATCTTTGTTGAAGTCCTCGCAGCCTGCGTTTCCGCAGCACTGGCCTCACAGTGGGGAATTGCCACCATTTACTCCGGCTTGGCCCAGGGAATCGGTGCGGAAATCATCTTCGCCATCTTCTTGTACCGCCGTTTTAACCTCTCAGTAGCAGTGCTTTCCGGTATGGGCGCCGGCCTGGGTGCAATTTTGCTCGAGCTTTTCTTCTACGGCAATGCTGCAAAATCCTTGGCCTTTAACGCAATTTATGGTTCCACCGTTTTGGTCTCCGGAGCGATTTTGGCAGGTGCTCTGGGCTGGTTCCTGGTGCGCGCACTTGCCCGTACCGGCGCCCTAGAGCGCTTTGCCGCTGGTCGCGAATACCGCCAGGAAGTCTAA
- a CDS encoding lipoate--protein ligase family protein: MKHHFEIKVPGGKLVVVDVTTEEDTITNVQVSGDFFLEPDEAFFALGQSLKGASTSDSAQDLAARIDAALGQFDNVELHGFSSSDIALAVRRAISGAQDFTDFEWEILDPGPLPTAVNVALDELLLDQVVNGQRGPTMRIWNWNDRATVIGSYQSYVNEINPAGVAEHGVTVVRRISGGGAMFMEGGNCITYSLYAPESLVAGLSYEQSYEYLDRWVLAALKQHGVDAWYVPINDITSTGGKIGGAAQKRRAGAVLHHVTMSYDIDADMMTQVLRIGKVKISDKGIRSAKKRVDPLRRQTGATRAEIIDTLKNTFSSRYGAKPAELSEADFQAVQELVDSKYATEAWTKRVP, encoded by the coding sequence ATGAAACATCATTTCGAAATCAAAGTTCCCGGTGGAAAATTGGTGGTTGTTGATGTCACCACCGAAGAAGACACCATTACTAATGTGCAGGTTTCCGGCGATTTTTTCCTCGAGCCTGATGAAGCCTTCTTTGCTTTAGGTCAATCCCTCAAAGGTGCTTCTACCAGTGACAGCGCCCAGGATTTAGCAGCCAGAATCGATGCAGCCTTAGGCCAATTCGACAATGTTGAGCTTCACGGTTTTTCCAGCAGCGATATTGCCCTCGCCGTGCGCCGTGCGATTAGCGGTGCCCAAGACTTCACCGATTTTGAGTGGGAAATCCTTGATCCCGGTCCCCTGCCCACTGCGGTAAACGTTGCACTTGATGAGCTTTTGCTTGATCAAGTAGTCAATGGTCAACGTGGCCCAACCATGCGAATTTGGAACTGGAATGACCGCGCCACAGTAATTGGCAGTTATCAGTCTTATGTCAATGAGATTAATCCTGCCGGTGTTGCCGAACATGGAGTCACGGTAGTGCGCCGTATCTCTGGTGGTGGTGCAATGTTTATGGAGGGTGGCAACTGCATTACCTACTCTCTCTATGCTCCGGAATCACTGGTAGCAGGCTTAAGTTATGAGCAGTCCTATGAATATCTAGATCGCTGGGTGCTTGCTGCATTAAAACAACATGGCGTTGATGCGTGGTATGTCCCGATCAATGACATCACTTCCACCGGTGGAAAAATTGGTGGCGCTGCTCAAAAGCGGCGCGCCGGGGCGGTCCTGCACCACGTAACCATGTCTTATGACATTGATGCAGACATGATGACGCAGGTTTTGCGCATTGGCAAGGTCAAGATTTCCGATAAAGGCATCCGCAGCGCGAAAAAACGAGTGGATCCTTTGCGCCGCCAAACTGGTGCCACTCGCGCAGAAATCATCGATACCCTGAAGAACACCTTTAGCAGCCGTTATGGCGCCAAGCCTGCGGAGTTGAGTGAAGCAGATTTCCAGGCAGTTCAAGAATTAGTGGACAGCAAATACGCCACTGAAGCGTGGACCAAGCGCGTCCCTTGA
- a CDS encoding energy-coupling factor transporter transmembrane component T family protein has translation MNLLAGINPVTRIIALMVLTTPLLLSVDVVSASIALVATIILAPLAGVSWKMLFKRGWPLLVMAPLAATSMALYGRPEGKEYFSFLLAHVTDNSLALALAIGVRVLAIGLPVIVLIARIDPTELGDGLSQILKLPERFVIGAIAGSRLMTLFQEDWHSMARARRARGIADQGRLKHFFTMTFGILVLSIRRGSKLATAMEARGFGRSTQRTWARESRVGTRDLALVLVCLAISAAAILIAVYTGYFRFLGT, from the coding sequence ATGAACCTGCTTGCTGGCATTAATCCAGTTACTCGCATCATTGCACTGATGGTGCTCACCACTCCTTTGCTGCTCAGTGTGGATGTGGTCTCTGCAAGTATCGCTTTGGTCGCAACCATTATCCTTGCTCCTCTTGCTGGGGTGAGCTGGAAGATGCTCTTTAAAAGGGGATGGCCACTTTTGGTGATGGCACCTCTGGCTGCAACCTCCATGGCGCTTTATGGCAGGCCTGAAGGTAAGGAATATTTTAGTTTTTTGCTTGCTCATGTCACCGATAATTCGCTCGCCTTGGCCCTGGCCATTGGGGTGCGTGTTTTAGCCATTGGGCTCCCGGTAATTGTCCTCATTGCGCGCATTGATCCCACCGAACTTGGTGATGGTCTTTCCCAGATTCTGAAACTGCCGGAGAGATTTGTAATCGGTGCAATTGCTGGCAGCCGATTGATGACTCTTTTCCAAGAGGATTGGCATTCCATGGCCCGTGCCAGAAGAGCCCGTGGCATCGCAGATCAAGGTCGCCTTAAGCATTTCTTCACCATGACCTTCGGCATTTTGGTGTTGTCAATTAGACGTGGTTCCAAATTGGCAACAGCGATGGAAGCCCGTGGTTTTGGTCGCTCCACCCAACGCACCTGGGCGCGTGAGTCACGGGTGGGGACACGCGATTTAGCCCTCGTATTGGTGTGTTTGGCTATCTCTGCCGCAGCTATTCTTATTGCTGTTTATACCGGTTATTTCCGCTTTTTGGGCACATGA